One Novipirellula caenicola genomic window carries:
- a CDS encoding lysophospholipid acyltransferase family protein, with protein MNKKIAWLIGTAIGLLFTITRFTLRFHYHNDQRDSLRSSGVGHIYASLHAHQIAGSMAAERGTVAMVSRSTDGEIVVPLLRFCGHEPVRGSSGGARKGGTTALNQMIRLVSEGRVATLAVDGPNGPRGRVHGGAAMLSAKTTAAVLPSIVIPRQRYILKTTWDRLQFPVPFTRVDAYFGDPMHPLAGETVDAFTLRIERELHRLERKYDPSEAEFLAVRDEPTQQRAA; from the coding sequence ATGAACAAAAAAATCGCATGGTTGATTGGCACCGCTATTGGCTTGCTGTTCACCATCACCCGTTTCACGCTGCGTTTTCATTACCACAACGACCAACGTGACTCGCTGAGATCCAGTGGCGTGGGACACATCTATGCATCGCTGCATGCCCATCAGATCGCCGGATCGATGGCGGCCGAGCGAGGTACGGTCGCAATGGTCTCGCGATCAACCGATGGTGAAATTGTCGTTCCGCTGCTTCGATTTTGTGGTCACGAACCGGTGCGTGGCAGCAGCGGTGGAGCTCGCAAAGGAGGGACGACCGCACTGAATCAAATGATTCGGCTGGTCAGCGAGGGTCGTGTTGCGACGTTGGCAGTCGACGGCCCCAATGGGCCTCGCGGCCGAGTGCATGGCGGGGCAGCGATGTTAAGTGCAAAAACGACGGCGGCGGTACTGCCGTCGATCGTCATTCCGCGACAACGATACATTCTGAAGACCACTTGGGATCGACTTCAATTCCCAGTGCCATTCACTCGTGTCGACGCCTACTTTGGCGATCCGATGCATCCTTTGGCGGGCGAAACCGTCGACGCGTTTACGCTGCGGATCGAACGCGAACTACACCGTTTGGAACGCAAGTACGATCCTAGCGAAGCAGAATTCCTGGCCGTCCGGGACGAACCGACCCAGCAACGCGCCGCCTGA
- the argC gene encoding N-acetyl-gamma-glutamyl-phosphate reductase — MTLRVGIVGATGYTALEVARLLLAHPEAELVAATSRAEDGKSIAEIHPSLAGRCDVPIETLDPAELAKKCDVVMCCLPHGASAETCKQLIDHNVRVIDFSADFRLSSQATYEKWYGVDHPWPERIGKTVYGLPEFYAEQIRDADLVANPGCYPTSAILPLAPLIAKQLIEANDIIVDSKSGVSGAGRSAKVGTLYCEVNESIAAYGVGSHRHQPEMADLVHRIGGQEISLVFTPHLTPMDRGILSTIYVRPRGGNAKQVMECWREQYADCPFVTPVDHLPATKHVAGTNHVQLTARDAGDRIVLVCAIDNLTKGASGAAIQNMNVMFGLPQTAGL, encoded by the coding sequence ATGACCCTCCGCGTTGGAATCGTTGGCGCCACCGGCTACACCGCACTGGAAGTCGCTCGATTGCTGTTGGCTCACCCCGAAGCCGAGTTGGTGGCAGCAACAAGTCGCGCCGAAGACGGCAAATCGATCGCGGAAATTCACCCGAGTTTGGCGGGTCGTTGCGATGTGCCGATCGAGACATTGGATCCCGCCGAACTGGCGAAAAAATGCGATGTCGTGATGTGTTGTTTGCCTCATGGTGCGTCGGCCGAGACCTGCAAACAGCTGATCGACCATAACGTCCGAGTGATCGATTTCAGCGCCGATTTTCGTTTGTCGTCCCAGGCAACTTATGAAAAATGGTACGGCGTCGATCATCCTTGGCCCGAACGAATCGGAAAAACAGTATACGGATTACCCGAATTTTATGCCGAGCAAATTCGCGACGCCGACCTCGTGGCCAACCCAGGCTGTTATCCCACCTCGGCGATCCTGCCGCTCGCTCCGTTGATTGCCAAGCAATTGATCGAAGCGAATGACATCATCGTGGATAGTAAGAGTGGCGTCAGCGGTGCCGGCCGAAGCGCCAAAGTGGGAACGTTGTACTGCGAAGTGAACGAATCGATTGCGGCATACGGCGTCGGCAGCCATCGTCATCAACCTGAAATGGCCGACTTGGTGCACCGAATCGGCGGGCAAGAAATTTCGCTCGTGTTTACGCCTCACTTGACGCCGATGGATCGCGGAATTCTGTCGACGATCTACGTACGACCACGCGGCGGCAATGCAAAACAAGTGATGGAGTGTTGGAGAGAGCAATACGCGGATTGTCCGTTTGTCACTCCCGTCGATCACCTGCCCGCGACGAAACATGTCGCCGGGACCAATCACGTTCAATTGACCGCCCGGGACGCCGGTGATCGCATCGTGCTGGTGTGCGCGATCGACAATTTGACCAAAGGGGCCAGTGGTGCGGCGATCCAAAACATGAACGTCATGTTTGGGCTACCGCAAACTGCGGGACTGTAG